A genomic segment from Tachysurus fulvidraco isolate hzauxx_2018 chromosome 21, HZAU_PFXX_2.0, whole genome shotgun sequence encodes:
- the LOC113643806 gene encoding tRNA-uridine aminocarboxypropyltransferase 2: protein MSDPPSAHCAVSEASTAVSGEVSAPDGDPEGFAGLSELPVEVSERRPTCLRCCRPEKVCLCPFLPAEPLDVSTCLYIVQHPAEESRVLRTVPLLAACLPPGKCKVLIGRRFSEDRHAELAAVCRDTRTLVLYPGPDAENLEDMDVDFTVTPHNVVIIDGTWSQAKDMFLRNALFHLPKQVQLNSAPFSQYVIRTQPTNMCLSTLECAAVTLSIMEKNQAIQEVLLKPLRALCSFQLQHGAQVHHSKEHLLKSGLYDKPLPKNKRKIKRMQKLITSQDV from the exons ATGTCTGACCCTCCATCTGCACATTGTGCTGTTAGTGAAGCTTCCACAGCGGTTTCAGGTGAAGTTTCGGCCCCAGATGGAGATCCTGAAGGGTTTGCAGGTTTGTCCGAGCTGCCTGTTGAAGTCAGTGAGAGGAGACCGACATGTCTGCGGTGCTG CCGCCCAGAgaaggtgtgtctgtgtcctttTCTCCCCGCCGAGCCGCTGGACGTCTCCACCTGCCTTTACATCGTGCAGCATCCTGCAGAG GAGAGTCGAGTCCTCCGTACCGTCCCGCTCCTGGCCGCCTGCTTACCTCCGGGCAAATGTAAAGTCCTGATTGGGAGACGGTTTAGTGAAGACAG ACATGCTGAGTTGGCCGCCGTGTGCAGAGACACACGAACCCTCGTCCTGTATCCCGGACCCGATGCCGAAAACCTGGAGGACATGGACGTGGACTTCACTGTTACTCCTCACAACGTCGTAATAATCGATGGCACGTGGAGTCAAGCCAAGGACATGTTCCTCAGAAACGCACTGTTCCACTTACCCAAACAG GTGCAGTTAAACAGCGCCCCCTTCAGCCAGTACGTGATCCGAACTCAGCCCACCAACATGTGCCTGTCCACACTCGAGTGTGCTGCTGTCACTCTGTCCATTATGGAGAAAAACCAAGCCATACAGGAG GTTCTCCTGAAGCCTCTGCGAGCTTTGTGTTCGTTCCAGTTGCAGCATGGTGCTCAGGTCCATCACAGCAAAGAGCACCTGCTGAAGAGCGGCCTGTACGACAAACCCCTGCCCAAAAACAAGCGCAAGATTAAGAGGATGCAGAAACTCATCACCAGCCAGGACGTCTGA